In the Agrococcus sp. Marseille-Q4369 genome, one interval contains:
- a CDS encoding YciI family protein, with protein sequence MAQYLIAFNDEWVPAHTAEELRAKSTASGAVIAQMQQAGVYVFGDGGLDASTVVCSVESRDGEPVFTDGPYVETKEHLGGFAVIDVPDDETARYWAGRLAVALDWPQEVHRFPSGMAEIVERHAQDRD encoded by the coding sequence ATGGCGCAGTACTTGATCGCGTTCAACGACGAGTGGGTCCCGGCGCACACCGCCGAGGAGCTGCGTGCGAAGAGCACAGCCTCCGGTGCCGTGATCGCGCAGATGCAGCAGGCAGGCGTCTACGTGTTCGGGGACGGCGGGCTCGACGCATCCACCGTCGTCTGCAGCGTCGAGAGCCGGGACGGCGAGCCCGTCTTCACCGACGGGCCCTACGTCGAGACGAAGGAGCACCTCGGCGGCTTCGCGGTGATCGACGTGCCGGACGACGAGACCGCGCGCTATTGGGCGGGCCGGCTCGCCGTGGCGCTCGACTGGCCGCAGGAGGTGCACCGCTTCCCCTCCGGCATGGCCGAGATCGTGGAGCGGCACGCGCAGGACCGCGACTGA
- a CDS encoding YciI family protein — protein sequence MARYLLSVFGPAVREPFGEYGSREAMREAMAETGAFNARLEQAGRLLFADGLAEATTATTVDGRGDRPIVTDGPYLESKEHLGGFWVIEAAHLDEAIAIAAEGSRACRNPVEVRPFNSAESVRAALDA from the coding sequence ATGGCGCGCTACCTGCTCTCGGTCTTCGGCCCAGCGGTGCGCGAGCCGTTCGGCGAGTACGGGTCGAGGGAGGCGATGCGGGAGGCGATGGCCGAGACCGGTGCGTTCAACGCGCGGCTCGAGCAGGCGGGCCGCCTCCTCTTCGCCGACGGCCTCGCCGAGGCGACGACCGCGACGACCGTCGACGGCCGTGGCGATCGGCCCATCGTCACCGACGGTCCCTACCTCGAGTCGAAGGAGCACCTCGGTGGCTTCTGGGTCATCGAGGCAGCCCATCTCGACGAGGCGATCGCGATCGCCGCGGAGGGGTCGAGGGCGTGTCGCAACCCCGTCGAGGTGCGCCCGTTCAACTCGGCGGAGTCCGTCCGGGCCGCGCTCGACGCGTGA
- a CDS encoding sigma factor, with product MIDQAGLAIARAHRSEWSRVVAGLARRFGDLDLTEAAAGEAFLAAVERWPREGVRPNPGGWLTTTATRRAIDRLRRDGQRHGKHEAALMVFDGSPPEPTGAVAYDRALELTSNAGERAYLARRRDELDE from the coding sequence GTGATCGACCAGGCCGGCCTCGCGATCGCCCGCGCCCACCGCTCCGAGTGGTCGCGGGTGGTCGCCGGGCTCGCCCGCCGCTTCGGGGACCTCGACCTCACGGAGGCCGCCGCGGGCGAGGCCTTCCTCGCGGCGGTCGAGCGCTGGCCTCGGGAGGGCGTGCGGCCCAACCCCGGCGGCTGGCTCACGACGACCGCGACCCGGCGCGCGATCGACCGGCTGCGCCGCGATGGGCAGCGGCACGGCAAGCACGAGGCGGCGCTCATGGTCTTCGACGGCTCCCCTCCCGAGCCGACCGGCGCGGTCGCCTACGACCGGGCGCTCGAGCTCACGAGCAATGCCGGCGAGCGTGCCTACCTCGCCCGGCGGCGCGACGAGCTCGACGAGTGA
- a CDS encoding pyridoxamine 5'-phosphate oxidase family protein, producing the protein MSTAGMIEISEDECLKLLRAFEFGRIAFRVGDMLEVFPINYHADGRDVTFRTAPGTKLAGVLLADDVVFEIDHIGEREAWSVVAHGRARRLDSGKELEEAEQLPIRSLVPSVKREFVRIEISRVSGRRFHRGRQPDPAGEPLVDSTD; encoded by the coding sequence ATGAGCACGGCCGGGATGATCGAGATCAGCGAGGACGAGTGCCTCAAGCTGCTCCGCGCCTTCGAGTTCGGGCGCATCGCGTTCCGCGTCGGCGACATGCTCGAGGTGTTCCCGATCAACTACCACGCAGACGGTCGCGACGTGACGTTCCGCACGGCGCCGGGCACGAAGCTCGCCGGGGTGCTGCTCGCCGACGACGTGGTCTTCGAGATCGACCACATCGGCGAGCGCGAGGCGTGGAGCGTCGTCGCGCACGGCAGGGCGCGCAGGCTCGACTCGGGCAAGGAGCTCGAGGAGGCCGAGCAGCTGCCGATCCGCTCGCTCGTGCCGAGCGTGAAGCGCGAGTTCGTGCGCATCGAGATCTCGCGGGTGAGCGGCCGCCGCTTCCACCGCGGGCGTCAGCCCGACCCGGCTGGGGAGCCGCTCGTCGACTCGACCGACTGA
- a CDS encoding 1-acyl-sn-glycerol-3-phosphate acyltransferase, which yields MNRRAPKRQPVRHALAQLHWALSPWRLVREQPPVDGARLLIGAPHTSNRDFVLMLAIAWDARLPVRWLGKRELFQGPLGWVMHRLGGIPVDRDDPAGLVDRVIALVRDDPRAAIVVTPDGTRRSTQWRSGFYRIALEAGLPVTLGFVDATTRTTGLGPTISLTGDVPADMDRIRAFYADKAGVRPELRTEPRLADEAGLAARLRAERAQRER from the coding sequence ATGAACCGGAGGGCACCCAAGCGGCAGCCCGTCCGCCACGCGCTCGCGCAGCTGCACTGGGCGCTCAGCCCTTGGCGGCTCGTCCGCGAGCAGCCGCCCGTCGACGGCGCGCGGCTGCTCATCGGCGCCCCCCACACCTCCAACCGCGACTTCGTGCTCATGCTCGCGATCGCGTGGGATGCGCGACTGCCGGTGCGCTGGCTCGGCAAGCGAGAGCTGTTCCAGGGCCCGCTCGGCTGGGTGATGCACCGCCTCGGCGGCATCCCCGTCGACCGCGACGACCCGGCCGGGCTCGTCGACCGCGTCATCGCGCTCGTGCGCGACGACCCGCGCGCCGCGATCGTCGTCACGCCCGACGGCACCCGCCGCTCGACGCAGTGGCGGAGCGGCTTCTACCGCATCGCGCTCGAGGCGGGCCTGCCCGTCACGCTGGGTTTCGTCGACGCGACGACCCGCACGACGGGCCTCGGCCCGACCATCTCGCTCACGGGTGACGTCCCTGCCGACATGGACCGCATCCGCGCCTTCTACGCCGACAAGGCGGGCGTCCGCCCCGAGCTGCGCACCGAGCCGCGGCTCGCCGACGAGGCGGGCCTCGCCGCGCGCTTGCGGGCGGAGCGAGCGCAGCGCGAGCGCTGA
- a CDS encoding acyl-CoA desaturase, with protein sequence MTAVRSSQGEPRATTPPSERGARADFRVVAKAVRDAGLLERRVGFYAWLMAGLGIALAGLLVGSVLLGDSWFQLLIAAGLGIVLTQIAFIAHEASHRQVLKSGPANDRLGRILAAGVVGISHQWWMTKHSRHHANPNQIGRDPDIEIDTISFLPSDAKKARGIQRWVTQRQGWLFFPLLTFEGANLHVRSIITLLERRPVVGRWLELGLIAGRFALLITFLLLVMPPLMALAFLGVQLAVFGIGMGASFAPNHKGMPTVSRDAKLDFFTKQVRTSRNIRGWGTSALMGGLNYQVEHHLFPNMARPHLRAASEIVRAHCREHGISYTETSMVGAYASVIRYLNRVGLAARDPFECPMLATRR encoded by the coding sequence ATGACCGCCGTGAGGAGCTCGCAAGGCGAGCCCCGGGCCACCACACCGCCCTCCGAGCGAGGAGCGCGCGCCGACTTCCGGGTCGTCGCGAAGGCCGTGCGAGACGCGGGCCTGCTCGAGCGCCGGGTAGGATTCTACGCGTGGCTCATGGCCGGTCTCGGCATCGCGCTCGCGGGGCTGCTCGTCGGCTCCGTGCTGCTGGGCGACTCGTGGTTCCAGCTGCTCATCGCGGCTGGCCTCGGCATCGTGCTCACGCAGATCGCGTTCATCGCGCACGAGGCCTCGCACCGGCAGGTGCTGAAGTCCGGCCCCGCGAACGACCGGCTCGGCCGCATCCTCGCCGCGGGCGTCGTCGGCATCAGCCACCAGTGGTGGATGACGAAGCACTCGCGCCACCACGCGAACCCCAATCAGATCGGCCGCGACCCCGACATCGAGATCGACACGATCTCGTTCCTGCCGAGCGACGCCAAGAAGGCGCGCGGCATCCAGCGCTGGGTGACCCAGCGCCAGGGCTGGCTGTTCTTCCCGCTGCTGACCTTCGAGGGCGCCAACCTGCACGTGCGCTCGATCATCACCCTGCTCGAGCGCCGTCCGGTCGTCGGGCGCTGGCTCGAGCTCGGCCTCATCGCCGGCCGCTTCGCCCTGCTCATCACGTTCCTGCTGCTCGTCATGCCGCCGCTCATGGCCCTCGCGTTCCTCGGCGTGCAGCTCGCCGTCTTCGGCATCGGCATGGGCGCGTCCTTCGCGCCGAACCACAAGGGGATGCCGACCGTCAGCCGCGACGCGAAGCTCGACTTCTTCACGAAGCAGGTGCGCACCTCGCGCAACATCCGCGGCTGGGGCACGAGCGCGCTCATGGGCGGCCTCAACTACCAGGTCGAGCACCACCTGTTCCCCAACATGGCTCGCCCGCACCTCCGCGCGGCGAGCGAGATCGTGCGCGCCCACTGCCGCGAGCACGGCATCAGCTACACCGAGACCAGCATGGTCGGCGCCTACGCCTCCGTCATCCGCTACTTGAACCGCGTGGGCCTCGCCGCCCGCGACCCGTTCGAGTGCCCGATGCTGGCGACGAGGCGATGA
- a CDS encoding acyl-CoA dehydrogenase — translation MADRTDRQRSTSPRPQGRVDVDWLGRDLLGTWVERRLAARAKVADPRYQRVDDLTMADHRERVLEQMHMLVADGAVHAAFPERFGGADDHGGNIAGFEELVLADPSLQIKSGVQYGLFGAAVLHLGTRRHHDELLPAIISLDVPGAFAMTETGHGSDVASIGTTATYDEASEEFVIHTPFRGAWKDYLGNAALHGKHAVVFAKLITKGVDHGVHAFYVPLRDDDGAFLPGVGGEDDGYKGGLNGIDNGRLHFTHVRVPRTNLLNRYGDVAPDGTYSSPIASPGRRFFTMLGTLVQGRVSLDGAAVVAQKAALAIAIRYGTERRQFNASSNAEEEVLLDYRRHQRRLFTRLAKAYAQSYAHEILLTKFDGVFSGRTDTPEEREDLETLAAGLKALSTWQALDTLQEAREACGGAGFLGENRIVQLRADLDVYVTFEGDNTVLLQLVGKRLLGDFSKQFKGASKADIARFAADQLFDRATSFVGLRTLSQDVRDLRNVKKSSLALRDRDVQRDLLEDRVEQMVADIAGRLRNAPKDQAGAAAAFNDEQHELIEAARAWVELQQYDALDAAVERMPAATKEVMTHVRDLFALTIIEEHAAWHLENGRLSGARSKAVTSTIEVLLQKLRPHALDLSAAFGLGDEHLRAHIATGAEAERQAEAMAHYAQLRAAGTLPVPEKRGRASDPSAQPIATAGAAPVPPADVMSAPSADSVSAPSADAADDEHDAELATR, via the coding sequence ATGGCCGACCGCACCGACCGCCAGCGCTCGACGAGCCCGCGCCCGCAGGGCCGGGTCGACGTCGACTGGCTCGGCCGCGACCTGCTCGGCACGTGGGTCGAGCGCCGCCTCGCCGCGCGAGCCAAGGTCGCCGACCCCCGCTACCAGCGCGTCGACGACCTGACGATGGCCGACCACCGCGAGCGCGTGCTCGAGCAGATGCACATGCTGGTCGCCGACGGCGCCGTCCACGCCGCCTTCCCGGAGCGCTTCGGCGGCGCCGACGACCACGGCGGCAACATCGCCGGGTTCGAGGAGCTCGTGCTCGCCGACCCGAGCCTGCAGATCAAGTCAGGCGTGCAGTACGGGCTGTTCGGTGCGGCGGTGCTGCACCTCGGCACGCGGCGCCACCACGATGAGCTGCTGCCGGCCATCATCAGCCTCGACGTGCCGGGCGCCTTCGCGATGACCGAGACGGGCCACGGCTCGGACGTCGCCTCGATCGGCACGACCGCGACCTACGACGAGGCCTCCGAGGAGTTCGTCATCCACACGCCGTTCCGCGGTGCGTGGAAGGACTACCTGGGCAACGCCGCGCTCCACGGCAAGCACGCGGTCGTCTTCGCGAAGCTCATCACGAAGGGCGTCGACCACGGCGTGCACGCGTTCTACGTGCCGCTCCGCGACGACGACGGTGCATTCCTGCCGGGCGTCGGGGGCGAGGACGACGGCTACAAGGGCGGGCTCAACGGCATCGACAACGGCCGCCTCCACTTCACGCACGTGCGCGTGCCGCGCACGAACCTGCTCAACCGCTACGGCGACGTCGCGCCCGACGGCACCTACTCGAGCCCGATCGCCAGCCCCGGCCGGCGCTTCTTCACGATGCTCGGCACGCTCGTGCAGGGCCGCGTCTCGCTCGACGGCGCCGCCGTCGTCGCGCAGAAGGCTGCGCTTGCGATCGCGATCCGCTACGGCACCGAGCGGCGCCAGTTCAACGCCTCGAGCAACGCCGAGGAGGAGGTGCTGCTCGACTACCGCCGGCACCAGCGCCGGCTGTTCACGCGGCTCGCGAAGGCCTACGCGCAGTCGTACGCGCACGAGATCCTGCTGACGAAGTTCGACGGCGTCTTCTCGGGCCGCACCGACACCCCCGAGGAGCGCGAGGACCTGGAGACGCTCGCCGCCGGGCTCAAGGCGCTCTCGACGTGGCAGGCGCTCGACACGCTGCAGGAGGCGCGCGAGGCGTGCGGCGGCGCGGGCTTCCTCGGTGAGAACCGCATCGTGCAGCTGCGCGCCGACCTCGACGTCTACGTCACGTTCGAGGGCGACAACACGGTGCTGCTGCAGCTCGTCGGCAAGCGCCTGCTCGGCGACTTCTCCAAGCAGTTCAAGGGCGCCTCGAAGGCCGACATCGCCCGCTTCGCGGCCGACCAGCTCTTCGATCGCGCGACGTCGTTCGTCGGCCTGCGCACGCTCTCGCAGGACGTGCGCGACCTCCGCAACGTCAAGAAGTCGTCGCTCGCGCTCCGCGACCGCGACGTGCAGCGCGACCTGCTCGAGGACCGCGTCGAGCAGATGGTCGCGGACATCGCCGGGCGGCTGCGGAACGCGCCGAAGGACCAGGCCGGCGCCGCCGCCGCGTTCAACGACGAGCAGCACGAGCTCATCGAGGCCGCGCGCGCGTGGGTCGAGCTGCAGCAGTACGACGCGCTCGACGCGGCCGTCGAGCGGATGCCCGCGGCGACCAAGGAGGTCATGACGCACGTGCGCGACCTCTTCGCGCTCACGATCATCGAGGAGCATGCCGCGTGGCACCTCGAGAACGGCCGGCTCTCGGGTGCCCGCTCGAAGGCCGTGACCTCGACGATCGAGGTGCTGCTGCAGAAGCTGCGGCCGCACGCGCTCGACCTCTCCGCGGCCTTCGGCCTCGGCGACGAGCACCTGCGCGCGCACATCGCGACCGGCGCCGAGGCCGAGCGCCAGGCCGAGGCGATGGCGCACTACGCGCAGCTCCGGGCCGCCGGCACCCTTCCGGTGCCCGAGAAGCGGGGGCGCGCGTCCGACCCGTCGGCGCAGCCGATCGCGACGGCGGGCGCGGCGCCCGTGCCGCCGGCCGACGTCATGTCGGCGCCCTCGGCCGACTCGGTGTCGGCGCCGTCGGCGGATGCGGCTGACGACGAGCACGACGCGGAGCTCGCGACCCGCTGA
- a CDS encoding amidohydrolase family protein, with translation MRLANARLLDGSLTDIDIVDGEIERVSPAGSTPSTGERRDLEGAVVIPGLWDEHTHMSQWARHRTRQSVLAAESAEEAAAIATAAVVRHSGPDPLVLVGMRDGLWPAAPTRALLDEATGSVPTLVVSSDVHCSWPNTAMLARLGLELDGALLREDAAFAALGDVQAMLDPDALDRHVVDALAAAAARGVVGVVDLEFGDAVGQWLRPGRATPTRVDVGIYAGELELAAERGLRSGDVIAGRARVGGLKVISDGSLGTRTAWTAHPYGTSSAKVDGGDFGRGVRNVDDEALDRLLARAAELGLDAMVHAIGDAAVTAAIDAFERAGVGGRIEHAQLVAGVDIPRMARLGIVASVQPEHALDDRELMASLWSDRSRDAYRLRSLVDAGVRVVLGSDAPVTPLDPWLGIATAVTRTRGDEAPWQPEEALSLEQAIAASSRTRIAVGELADLVVLGAPLPATGDPHEAAAALRAMPVALTLVAGEPIFDGMG, from the coding sequence ATGCGACTCGCGAACGCCCGGCTCCTCGACGGCTCCCTGACCGACATCGACATCGTCGACGGTGAGATCGAGCGCGTCAGCCCGGCGGGATCGACGCCGTCGACGGGGGAGCGCCGAGACCTCGAGGGCGCGGTCGTCATCCCCGGGCTGTGGGACGAGCACACGCACATGAGCCAGTGGGCGCGGCATCGCACGCGCCAGAGCGTGCTCGCCGCGGAGTCGGCCGAGGAGGCCGCCGCGATCGCGACGGCGGCAGTCGTGCGCCACTCGGGCCCCGACCCGCTCGTGCTCGTCGGCATGCGCGACGGCCTCTGGCCCGCCGCCCCGACCCGTGCGCTGCTCGACGAGGCGACCGGCTCGGTGCCGACGCTCGTCGTCTCGAGCGACGTCCACTGCTCGTGGCCGAACACCGCGATGCTCGCGCGCCTCGGGCTCGAGCTCGACGGTGCGCTGCTGCGCGAGGACGCCGCATTCGCCGCGCTCGGCGACGTCCAGGCGATGCTCGACCCCGACGCGCTCGACCGCCACGTCGTCGACGCCCTGGCCGCCGCTGCGGCGCGCGGCGTCGTCGGGGTCGTCGACCTCGAGTTCGGCGACGCCGTCGGGCAGTGGCTGCGCCCCGGCCGGGCGACGCCGACGCGCGTCGACGTCGGCATCTACGCCGGCGAGCTCGAGCTCGCCGCCGAGCGCGGGCTGCGCTCGGGCGACGTCATCGCGGGCCGCGCCCGCGTGGGCGGGCTCAAGGTGATCTCCGACGGCTCGCTCGGCACGCGCACGGCGTGGACCGCGCATCCGTACGGCACCTCGAGCGCCAAGGTCGACGGCGGCGACTTCGGCCGGGGCGTGCGCAACGTCGACGACGAGGCGCTCGATCGGCTGCTCGCTCGGGCCGCCGAGCTCGGGCTCGATGCCATGGTCCACGCGATCGGCGATGCGGCCGTCACCGCGGCGATCGACGCCTTCGAGCGCGCGGGCGTCGGCGGGCGCATCGAGCACGCGCAGCTCGTCGCGGGCGTCGACATCCCGCGGATGGCGAGGCTCGGCATCGTCGCCTCGGTGCAGCCGGAGCACGCGCTCGACGACCGCGAGCTCATGGCCTCGCTGTGGTCGGACCGCTCGCGCGATGCCTATCGCTTGCGCTCCCTCGTCGACGCGGGCGTGCGCGTCGTGCTCGGCTCCGACGCTCCCGTCACGCCGCTCGACCCCTGGCTCGGCATCGCGACCGCCGTCACCCGCACGCGCGGTGACGAGGCCCCGTGGCAGCCTGAGGAGGCGCTCTCGCTCGAGCAGGCGATCGCCGCATCGAGCCGCACGCGCATCGCCGTGGGCGAGCTCGCCGACCTCGTCGTGCTCGGTGCGCCGCTCCCCGCGACCGGCGACCCGCACGAGGCCGCCGCGGCGCTGCGCGCCATGCCGGTCGCGCTCACGCTCGTCGCGGGCGAGCCGATCTTCGACGGGATGGGCTGA
- a CDS encoding helix-turn-helix domain-containing protein — translation MATLLAQVAGGLDLPMMVEYGLGFADEADVLILTRYAQCEHDGECSLEVSRVLQRAVERGGRVLALCSGAFVAAKAGILDGRRATTHWRHIDGLAAQFPHIALERDALWVDDGPVTTSAGTAAAIVASLHVVRQLHGAQAAAVIARSMVVPPLRDGGQSQFAVGPVAEQRAETLAQLIDWMVAHLDEEHTVASLARRANLSERTFARRFREELGTTPAAWLTSQRVQRAQALLEATDLGLDVVAQQAGFGTAALLRHHFTRQLRVSPSAYRRRFAVPKTAAAAQPSALQPGGM, via the coding sequence GTGGCGACGCTGCTGGCCCAGGTCGCCGGCGGGCTCGACCTGCCGATGATGGTCGAGTACGGGCTCGGCTTCGCCGACGAGGCCGACGTGCTCATCCTCACGCGGTACGCGCAGTGCGAGCACGACGGCGAGTGCTCGCTCGAGGTCTCGCGGGTGCTGCAGCGCGCCGTCGAGCGCGGCGGCCGCGTGCTCGCGCTGTGCTCGGGGGCGTTCGTCGCCGCGAAGGCCGGCATCCTCGACGGCCGGCGAGCGACGACGCACTGGCGGCACATCGACGGCCTCGCCGCGCAGTTCCCGCACATCGCGCTCGAGCGCGACGCGCTGTGGGTCGACGACGGACCCGTCACGACGAGCGCCGGCACGGCCGCGGCGATCGTCGCGTCGCTGCACGTCGTGCGCCAGCTGCACGGCGCGCAGGCCGCCGCGGTCATCGCCCGCTCGATGGTCGTGCCGCCGCTGCGCGACGGCGGCCAGTCGCAGTTCGCGGTCGGGCCGGTCGCCGAGCAGCGCGCCGAGACGCTCGCGCAGCTCATCGACTGGATGGTCGCGCACCTCGACGAGGAGCACACCGTCGCCTCACTCGCGCGGCGGGCGAACCTCTCGGAGCGAACGTTCGCGCGCCGGTTCCGCGAGGAGCTCGGCACAACGCCGGCCGCGTGGCTCACGTCGCAGCGCGTGCAGCGCGCGCAAGCGCTGCTCGAGGCGACCGACCTCGGCCTCGACGTCGTCGCGCAGCAGGCGGGGTTCGGCACGGCTGCGCTGCTGCGGCACCACTTCACGCGGCAGCTGCGCGTCTCGCCCTCGGCCTACCGGCGCCGCTTCGCGGTGCCGAAGACGGCCGCCGCGGCTCAGCCGAGCGCGCTCCAGCCCGGCGGCATGTAG
- the treZ gene encoding malto-oligosyltrehalose trehalohydrolase — translation MLHEYRVWAPNAERMRVVAADESVEMTSAEGGWWHALAPAGDYGFQIDDDDAVRPDPRSMRQPGGVHERSRVWDASAHAWQDAGWTGKPIAGGVIYELHVGTFTPEGTLEAAAGRLDHLREIGVTHVELLPMNAFNGTHNWGYDGVAWFAVHEGYGGPDAYQRFVDAAHGAGLAVVQDVVYNHLGPSGNYLPLYGPYLSSAGRSTWGEHVNLAEPAVRRYILDNVRFWFEDMHVDALRLDAVHALHDEAETHILEEMAIETAALAAHLGRPLELIAESDLNDPKLITPREGGGYGLDGQWSDDFHHGVHVALTGETAGYYADFEPLAALGKALERGFFHDGTYSSFRGRDHGHPIDVERSMSWRLVVAAQNHDQIGNRARGDRITEVLDESQLLCAALLLYAGPFTPMLFMGEEWAASTPFQFFTSHPEPELGKATAEGRLEEFEQMGWDPAVVPDPQDPATFERSKLDWTEAEGGRHARVLEGYRQLAQLRRELEALTDPHYARNRVEVDEERRVLRLVRRAGMADAVEIVINVGREPQTVAVERAELCFATHPDVALDGELTLPPGSGALLA, via the coding sequence ATGCTGCACGAGTACCGGGTCTGGGCGCCGAACGCCGAGCGGATGCGCGTCGTCGCCGCCGACGAGTCCGTCGAGATGACGAGCGCCGAGGGCGGCTGGTGGCACGCGCTCGCCCCGGCGGGCGACTACGGCTTCCAGATCGACGACGACGACGCCGTGCGGCCCGACCCGCGCAGCATGCGCCAGCCCGGCGGCGTCCACGAGCGCTCCCGCGTGTGGGACGCATCCGCCCACGCCTGGCAGGACGCGGGATGGACGGGCAAGCCGATCGCCGGCGGTGTGATCTACGAGCTGCACGTCGGCACGTTCACGCCCGAGGGCACGCTCGAGGCGGCCGCGGGCCGGCTCGACCACTTGCGCGAGATCGGCGTCACGCACGTCGAGCTGCTGCCGATGAACGCGTTCAACGGCACGCACAACTGGGGCTACGACGGCGTCGCCTGGTTCGCGGTGCACGAGGGCTACGGCGGCCCCGACGCCTACCAGCGCTTCGTCGACGCCGCGCACGGCGCGGGGCTCGCGGTCGTGCAGGACGTCGTCTACAACCACCTCGGGCCGTCGGGCAACTACCTGCCGCTCTACGGGCCCTACCTCTCGAGCGCGGGCCGCTCGACGTGGGGCGAGCACGTCAACCTCGCCGAGCCGGCGGTGCGCCGTTACATCCTCGACAACGTGCGCTTCTGGTTCGAGGACATGCACGTGGATGCGCTGCGGCTCGACGCGGTGCACGCGCTCCACGACGAGGCCGAGACGCACATCCTCGAGGAGATGGCGATCGAGACGGCGGCGCTGGCCGCGCACCTCGGTCGGCCGCTCGAGCTCATCGCCGAGAGCGACCTGAACGACCCGAAGCTCATCACGCCGCGCGAGGGCGGCGGCTACGGGCTCGACGGGCAGTGGTCGGATGACTTCCACCACGGCGTGCACGTCGCCCTCACGGGCGAGACGGCGGGCTACTACGCCGACTTCGAGCCGCTCGCGGCGCTCGGCAAGGCGCTCGAGCGCGGCTTCTTCCACGACGGCACCTACTCGTCGTTCCGCGGCCGTGACCACGGGCATCCGATCGACGTCGAGCGCTCGATGTCGTGGCGGCTCGTCGTCGCGGCGCAGAACCACGACCAGATCGGCAACCGCGCTCGCGGCGATCGCATCACCGAGGTGCTCGACGAGTCGCAGCTGCTGTGCGCGGCGCTGCTGCTCTACGCGGGCCCGTTCACGCCGATGCTCTTCATGGGCGAGGAGTGGGCGGCGTCGACGCCGTTCCAGTTCTTCACGTCGCACCCCGAGCCCGAGCTCGGCAAGGCGACCGCCGAGGGGCGGCTCGAGGAGTTCGAGCAGATGGGCTGGGACCCGGCCGTCGTGCCCGACCCGCAGGACCCCGCGACGTTCGAGCGCTCGAAGCTCGACTGGACGGAGGCCGAGGGCGGGCGCCACGCCCGCGTGCTCGAGGGCTACCGGCAGCTCGCGCAGCTGCGGCGCGAGCTCGAGGCGCTCACCGACCCGCACTACGCGCGCAATCGCGTCGAGGTCGACGAGGAGCGGCGCGTGCTGCGGCTCGTGCGTCGGGCGGGCATGGCGGATGCTGTGGAGATCGTCATCAACGTCGGTCGCGAGCCGCAGACGGTCGCGGTCGAGCGCGCCGAGCTGTGCTTCGCGACCCACCCCGACGTCGCGCTCGACGGCGAGCTGACGCTCCCGCCCGGCTCCGGCGCCCTGCTCGCTTGA